A part of Tachysurus vachellii isolate PV-2020 chromosome 4, HZAU_Pvac_v1, whole genome shotgun sequence genomic DNA contains:
- the LOC132845010 gene encoding sphingosine kinase 2-like isoform X2 — protein MTSPRRFLVLINPQSGKGQALDLFNNHVKHMLQEANITYTLQVTERQNHARELVREADLSQWDAVVIMSGDGLLFEVVNGLMEREDWEKAIQTPLGVLPGGSGNALAASIHYYSGSKPVSGKELLVSCGFMLCKGLVSHLDLTSVCLASNQRLFSFLSLAWGFVADVDIESEKYRHMGAARFTMGTLVRLASLRVYKGKLAYLPAEESQAPSSSASSEVSFTDGSKSCLVHSSNSNCQDHCLHNSCNSNNAHNPNWADESPATSKGPADTLLVPLDQPVPTHWSVVKEEDFVLVMAVYQSHLAEDLIAAPASRLEDGTIHLMYVKAGISRQALLRLFLAMEKGTHLSKNCPFVVYVKVRALRLEPYAPKGIITVDGEVVEYGPVQAQVHGRLARIITG, from the exons atGACGAGTCCTCGCAGGTTCCTGGTCCTGATAAATCCTCAGAGCGGTAAAGGTCAGGCCCTGGATCTCTTCAACAACCATGTGAAGCACATGCTACAGGAAGCcaacatcacatacacacttcagGTCACAG AGCGTCAGAACCACGCCCGCGAGCTAGTACGAGAAGCAGACCTGTCTCAGTGGGACGCTGTGGTCATCATGTCCGGAGATGGGCTACTGTTTGAG GTCGTGAACGGGCTCATGGAAAGGGAGGACTGGGAGAAAGCCATTCAGACTCCTCTCGGCGTGCTGCCCGGAGGTTCAGGGAACGCGCTCGCTGCGTCGATACACTACTACTCCGG GTCAAAGCCGGTGTCTGGTAAGGAGCTGCTAGTGAGCTGTGGCTTCATGTTGTGTAAAGGCCTGGTGTCACATCTGGACCTCACCTCAGTCTGCCTGGCATCCAACCAGCGTCTGTTCTCCTTCCTGTCCCTCGCCTGGGGCTTTGTGGCTGATGTGGACATCGAGAGCGAAAAGTACCGGCACATGGGAGCTGCTCGCTTTACCATGGGGACTCTAGTGCGCCTCGCCTCGCTGAGAGTGTATAAAGGGAAGCTGGCATACCTTCCTGCCGAGGAATCTCAAGCCCCTTCAAGCTCAGCTTCATCAGAAGTGTCCTTTACTGACGGTTCCAAATCGTGCTTGGTTCATTCAAGCAACTCAAATTGTCAGGATCACTGCTTGCACAATTCTTGCAACTCCAACAACGCCCACAATCCCAACTGGGCCGACGAGTCACCAGCGACCTCGAAAGGTCCCGCTGATACCCTCCTTGTACCCTTGGACCAGCCTGTGCCAACACACTGGTCTGTAGTCAAGGAGGAGGATTTTGTTCTGGTGATGGCAGTGTACCAATCCCACCTCGCTGAAGACTTAATAGCTGCTCCTGCATCCAGACTGGAGGATGGAACTATACACCTGATGTATGTTAAAGCAGGAATCTCACGTCAAGCCCTCTTGCGCCTTTTCCTGGCCATGGAGAAAGGTACCCATTTGAGTAAAAACTGCCCCTTTGTGGTGTACGTTAAGGTGCGGGCACTTCGACTGGAACCTTATGCACCCAAAGGGATCATCACTGTCGATGGTGAAGTAGTAGAATATGGGCCAGTGCAAGCGCAGGTCCACGGCAGACTTGCCAGGATAATAACCGGATAG
- the LOC132845010 gene encoding sphingosine kinase 1-like isoform X1 yields the protein MDSVTPQPDHAVAALPMRGEFTGFSRFRCTLVLTECELTVQKLGTWGRKSGTVTVLDLQDCIGCRAYGAEDGQDTSAGLAVYFYPERRHCARLSCSAARRREELRFRVAVSPEPRVNLEEAQRWSRAIRHSSYLRTGGVCADMTSPRRFLVLINPQSGKGQALDLFNNHVKHMLQEANITYTLQVTERQNHARELVREADLSQWDAVVIMSGDGLLFEVVNGLMEREDWEKAIQTPLGVLPGGSGNALAASIHYYSGSKPVSGKELLVSCGFMLCKGLVSHLDLTSVCLASNQRLFSFLSLAWGFVADVDIESEKYRHMGAARFTMGTLVRLASLRVYKGKLAYLPAEESQAPSSSASSEVSFTDGSKSCLVHSSNSNCQDHCLHNSCNSNNAHNPNWADESPATSKGPADTLLVPLDQPVPTHWSVVKEEDFVLVMAVYQSHLAEDLIAAPASRLEDGTIHLMYVKAGISRQALLRLFLAMEKGTHLSKNCPFVVYVKVRALRLEPYAPKGIITVDGEVVEYGPVQAQVHGRLARIITG from the exons ATGGACAGCGTGACCCCGCAGCCGGACCACGCGGTAGCTGCGCTCCCGATGCGCGGTGAGTTCACGGGATTCTCCCGGTTCCGCTGCACGCTGGTTCTGACGGAGTGTGAGCTCACGGTACAGAAGCTCGGCACGTGGGGTCGGAAATCAGGAACGGTCACCGTGCTGGACCTACAGGACTGTATAGGCTGCCGCGCGTACGGAGCCGAGGACGGACAGGACACGAGCGCGGGCTTGGCGGTGTATTTCTACCCGGAGAGGAGACACTGTGCTCGGCTGAGTTGTTCTGCAGCCCGCCGCAGAGAGGAGCTGCGCTTCCGGGTGGCAGTGAGTCCGGAGCCGCGTGTAAACCTGGAGGAGGCGCAGAGATGGAGCAGAGCGATCCGGCACAGCTCCTACCTCCGGACAG gtggtgtgtgtgcagacatGACGAGTCCTCGCAGGTTCCTGGTCCTGATAAATCCTCAGAGCGGTAAAGGTCAGGCCCTGGATCTCTTCAACAACCATGTGAAGCACATGCTACAGGAAGCcaacatcacatacacacttcagGTCACAG AGCGTCAGAACCACGCCCGCGAGCTAGTACGAGAAGCAGACCTGTCTCAGTGGGACGCTGTGGTCATCATGTCCGGAGATGGGCTACTGTTTGAG GTCGTGAACGGGCTCATGGAAAGGGAGGACTGGGAGAAAGCCATTCAGACTCCTCTCGGCGTGCTGCCCGGAGGTTCAGGGAACGCGCTCGCTGCGTCGATACACTACTACTCCGG GTCAAAGCCGGTGTCTGGTAAGGAGCTGCTAGTGAGCTGTGGCTTCATGTTGTGTAAAGGCCTGGTGTCACATCTGGACCTCACCTCAGTCTGCCTGGCATCCAACCAGCGTCTGTTCTCCTTCCTGTCCCTCGCCTGGGGCTTTGTGGCTGATGTGGACATCGAGAGCGAAAAGTACCGGCACATGGGAGCTGCTCGCTTTACCATGGGGACTCTAGTGCGCCTCGCCTCGCTGAGAGTGTATAAAGGGAAGCTGGCATACCTTCCTGCCGAGGAATCTCAAGCCCCTTCAAGCTCAGCTTCATCAGAAGTGTCCTTTACTGACGGTTCCAAATCGTGCTTGGTTCATTCAAGCAACTCAAATTGTCAGGATCACTGCTTGCACAATTCTTGCAACTCCAACAACGCCCACAATCCCAACTGGGCCGACGAGTCACCAGCGACCTCGAAAGGTCCCGCTGATACCCTCCTTGTACCCTTGGACCAGCCTGTGCCAACACACTGGTCTGTAGTCAAGGAGGAGGATTTTGTTCTGGTGATGGCAGTGTACCAATCCCACCTCGCTGAAGACTTAATAGCTGCTCCTGCATCCAGACTGGAGGATGGAACTATACACCTGATGTATGTTAAAGCAGGAATCTCACGTCAAGCCCTCTTGCGCCTTTTCCTGGCCATGGAGAAAGGTACCCATTTGAGTAAAAACTGCCCCTTTGTGGTGTACGTTAAGGTGCGGGCACTTCGACTGGAACCTTATGCACCCAAAGGGATCATCACTGTCGATGGTGAAGTAGTAGAATATGGGCCAGTGCAAGCGCAGGTCCACGGCAGACTTGCCAGGATAATAACCGGATAG